The following is a genomic window from Gavia stellata isolate bGavSte3 chromosome 3, bGavSte3.hap2, whole genome shotgun sequence.
TTTTTTGATGTTATTAGAAGTTTTATAAACCTACAGGGTACTAAAGGCTGTACTGTATTTATAGTcagttaaaaccagaaatacgcttttaaaatgtaggtggaatatttgaaaaattattttcctgggTTTTACAGAGATGAGTTGCAGACACAAAATGATAAAGCTAAGTGATTTTGAACAGTGCAATCAAAAGATTTAATTATGTGGCCAAAACTAATCTGATTGCCCTATttgaaaagtaacttttttattCCCTCATATCACTACTGTCCTTATTCACAATAAgaagattaggaaaaaatatgatgCGCAACAGCAGTTGGGTCATAAAGTTAAACACATTTACTAATGGTATCTCTCAATTTCAAACAGTGACGTCAAACTGTAAGcgaaaaaaaggaaacagctttTTCGCCAGTTTATTTTAAGTTCAATTCTGGAGAGTCCTGAGCTCCTTCAGCTTGCTATTGGAATTGAGAAATCATCACCTCAAAAATACAGGGCCCAGTGAGACCCATGAGATCACAAATCAGTTGTTTACAGCAGCAGTGCTCTTGTAACTgatttctctcccctctccatACCCACAGACCTCCAAATGGAAGAACCTTAGCACGACTGTGCAAGTGCAAAGGGGTGTAAAGAAGATTCAGCTGGATTTCTGCCCACTTGGGAATGTTTTTGGGCCCTTTTATCATCTCACTAGTTGAAATCAGAGGGCACAGCTACTGGGGTGTAACACCATCGGATACTGCAGACTGCAAGGGTTCTACATAATCAAGACAACCACTGATTCCTGTCTCAACACACACAACAAACTCCCTCCAGATAGTAAAGGTACCAGTACAAAAGGGCTATTCTTCCTTACCGGCTTAGCATAAAAACTATCTTAACTATCTGCTATTGCAATACCACAACTAAAAGTACAAGTTTTAAGCTCATTAATCATATTATTAATACTAAAGTTTTATCTTGGCAATAAGAAAATCTTATCAAAAAACACCCTTGATCGGCAAATACTTAATAGAGAATTTTCTATCTGGGGTAACAGCTGAACAATGTCTTCATTCTTATTAACCCTTGAGAattaaagtaaaagaaacagcatattATTTTGGAGGTCAATTTTACTGATTTGACAGTGTGAATTCTAAAGGGTTTTCATCGTTTCTCGAAAACTTATTCACTGACGGCAGTTTGGCTGAGATTTTGATGGAGAGCTCACTTGCGAGGTTGGTGGATGTGCTGTTTGACATGTTGCGGGTGAGGAAGCTTTTCCACAGAAGGATGTGGTTTCTGATGAGCCACCTGAGCCGCAGCTGGAGGGAAGTCCTTATCACCCTGTTCCAAgaaaacaccaggaaaaatTTAAGAAATCTTAAAAGCGTACTTTCCAGTTCAAGTGGatgtaagtttttaaaaatgtgaagtgCAGATGGAAAACAGTGTTGCATGTTACTCTAAAGTCCCCCTGTACACATCCTATCCTGCCATTTTTTCAATCAATTTCAAAATTTCACTTACGCAAGTTTCACTTCTTCCAATTACACACACCATCCAAGAACGCAGTATCCTAAAGGGacccaagggaaaaaaaccctttcctaTCTTCAGTGCTTAATGGCTCCTCATGCTACGCCACTTTCACTGGTTCTGTATGGTCAGATCTCCTTGACCTATTTGGTTTTCATAGAGCAACCAGAAAGAGGAGACTATTTCACAAACAAGGTAAGGCAGCATGAAAAACTACCTGCACAAGGAAACCTACTGCAGGAATGCCAGTTCTGTGGGAAGAAAGGCAAGATCTAAAACTACTTTTGACTCAAAACTTAGGGGTGGCTGGCTTTTAAGTGTAACATGCTCTTTTTACAAGGTCTGCTAGTGTTAGTTCTCACATGCTGCTGTTGGGCAGGCTCAGTTCAGGTGAACTTACGCTACCTATTTACAACTGTCATTTCTAGGGTCAGGACCATGAGGTTTTCAAAAAGCACTGTAAACTACTACTACCAGTGCTCAGTGACAGGGGGAGGAGAATAGCACCCCTACTTTCCTCTTTAGAAACTGGGACAAACAGATCATAAGCCAGAAACTCCCTGTATTCCATCGGCTCACAGGGTGACAACCTTACACAGAGGTGTTTTGTACAAAGCTGATGTCTCAGATGGCCTGATTCACATGTGACCCCATTTCAATCTACTCcaaattcttcctttctgttctgacataacttctttttaattttgaccACTAGGTtagttttctacattttttcacttttttctctaCTCCAagtttcttccagttttcaaaGATCTCTTCTCAGACTTGACATTTTCTACCTTCTTTCCCCTGATGCTGCTGTTTGCCTTTTCCATACCTCTCTGACCCCTCACACCTTGTTGACTCAAATGGGTGATGTGAACGCAGCTCTTCTATGACTTGTGGGTACTGTAACAGTTAAGCAGATGACTAGAGTCAGTCTGTAAGTGTTAGCAGGAAATGCTAAATGCTTCAAACAAAAGTATCgtagaataattcaggttggaagggacatcagGATGTCTCTagcccaacctcctgctcaaagcagagctaGCTATGAGATCAGACCAACTTACACAAGGTTTTTATCCCGTCTGATCTTGCAAACCTCTAAGGACAGAGACTGAATAGCCCCTCCAGGCAACCCGCTCCACTGCCTGAATgtcctcacagtgaaaaagttaatttttttatgtctAGTCAGGCCCTTCCATTTCAATTTGTGTCTGTTGTCTCTTGTCTGCCTGTCACACACCACTCTGAACAGCCTGGCTCCACCTTCTTGATAACTTCCTTGTACATGTGGAAGGCTGCTGCTAGGTCCTCCTGAAACCACCTCTCCTCCATGCTAAACAAGGCCTGTTCCCTCaagcctctcctcccaggccaTGCTCCAGCTCCTGACCACCTTGGCGGCCCTTCCAGTGAACTTGCTCTGGTTTATCAACACCTTCCATACACTGGGGCATCCAAAACTGGATGAACTATTCCATATGTGGTCTAAAgtgtgctgagcagagggggaTAATGCCTTCCTTCGATCTACCAGCTACTTTCCTgttaatgcagcccaggatgctgttggccttcttgctGTCCTGCATGTGGCTGGCTTGTgtccagctgctgcctgctgttcTTCCAGCCTCACCAGGTCCCTCCAAGTAGCAGCCCTGCCCTCAAACTTATTAACTGTTCCTCTCAATGTGCCATCCACAAACCTGATGAGGAGCCTTCTGTctgataaagacattaaacaggaCAGGTCACAGTATATAAACCTCCACTTGACACTGATGAGAACTATTCAGGAAACTTGAAAATACAATTGAAAAATCACTCTGGGTTCAAAAAATCATtgctacattttatttattatatagAGAAGAAATTTTGATACATGTTTGGGAGCTATAAAGTCTCAGAAAATGACAGCACAATTTTGCTCTTCATAGGTTAATAAATAAACCTGTGGCTGACAGCTTACTGAGGATAAGCATAGTACCCTATCAAGTAATTGATTGGCTAAGGAAGAGCTAAGTTACAAAATCAAGAGAATAGTCTCTTTCCATTTTGAATCTTTTGCATGCCTACTAAACTGGGGCCctgtttttttttatgtctgagATTTCCTGTATCActcaaaaaaattaaggcaATAATTAGAAGTAATTAGGCATCTAAATGACTAAGTAGGTATCCACCTTGGTGCAGATGGAGGTCCAGGAAGCACAGCAGTGCCTGCCTGCTACCCTATGGGCTGGGGAAAACCTCATCAGCTCGCTCTTTCCACCTACGTGACCTTACAGGTAAACCACCCCCTTACACACCCCAGTGATGTAAGGCCATCATGATAAAGGTACCCATCATGTATAGCCACGATAAAAGCCCTGTCACAACGCACAAGGCATGAATTACAGATCATACAATTAATGGCTAGTTAATGCTAATGATTTAGCTTATGGATTTCCAGGTCCTGCCTGTTGTTAAAATCCAGGGAATAGCACCTTGAATCCCAGCTGAAAGACGTGTCTTCAAACATGCATCCTTACAGACAGGAGTGTCGCTCCTCATCATAGATCAAGCTATAGCGGCAGACTTACATGCAACcactttcaaataaaatgaatgcGGTAATATCTAGTTTAGATATGAAAAGAAGATCCAATAAACTTAAAGTGCTAAAATTCAAACTAAAATGGTGGAAGTAATTTCAATAAATCATTTCAATttcacacaaaaccaaaaagaatcCTCAAAGGGACTTACacaaatatacaaaatataaaGCCTCTTCTCATAACAAACGaaggggaatgaaaaagattaattttggTCTGATCAGTGATAATTCTGAAAAGCTTACAATCATTTTTCCATGACTGAAAGAAATTTAATAGTAATCTTACCCTAGCAATGACACCAGAGATGAACACCGTTGGTTTAGGtgggctgaaaaaaaaaaaaggaattatttgtaCCAATTATTtagaaggtaaaaataaaaagtacatCACACatgcaatgcaaaaaaaagagtGGCATTTTTGGCAATTAATGAATGTTTCAAATAGAGAAGACATATTTTCTCTTCAAATGACTATTGCCTTATTAGTACTTATTGCAGCCAAGAACAGACATGTAGGTTTTGGCTGCTATTACTTCACATTAATTGTGACAGCAGTAAAAGGCTAGTCCAACAACACTCTGTTCCTTACTTAAAGCTGAGAGcctttgtttgtttgcattggTTTCTTAATCCTCAAATTTTATATACAGGCTGCTAGCAGTACTTTAGGCTTAGTATATTTGTATTACAACAATGAAAACTGTAGTTGGACTAAACTTACTGCTGTGatggagaataaaataaaattcaaatttatATCTGTCAATCAACCGGATTAAGATTCCGAGTCTCAGAAAAAACAACACCCACTACTTTAAATCATAGATTTTCAAGCAGGTATTTATCTGCTCTGTTACACAGAAGGAAAATCATGTCTGTAATAAAACAAGCGttaaaaaacataaagcaaagtCTGCcctgctttttcatttgcagacCTCCACCCATGCCAATAGGAACAGACTCTCCACAGGTAGAATTCGACTCTGAAGCTTGGTCAGCACGAGCGATCAGTTTCCCTGGGCCACCAATCTAGGGAACCGACCACCTCTACATGGAGACCGAAGTGCAGTCATGTCGAACAGTTCACCCCTGATGGTGGGCATCGCCACAGTGTCTAAATTGTAAATACTAGCAACTTCAGTGGTCTCCTGGGCAAGTAAAACCCTACATCTGCCCAGAGTCTGCAGAAGGATCGAGACCAGGAGCTCCAGAAAATCTCCACAATAGAGGTAATACTTCTGCAAGAAAACCATGTAACCTGAGGCATTGCCAAGGGAAGGGGGGTGCGGAGGTGAAGTTGTGCCTCCCTCTGAGCATGTCCATAACCGAGGACTCGAGAGCAGGTGGTTCATGAATTGGACCATGAGAAGGGTCCCTACCCTGTGATTTTATGGCTGACGGGGTTAGAACAACACAAAGCAAACACAAATCAAATGATTTATTAGAGGAATGATACTGATTATTATGACGCACTTTACAACTACACAGCTTGTAAAGATTTATTAATATGATGTTCTGTGAAGTTAAGGTAACAAGCAGCACAGTATTAGACCTTGATGTAATGGTCTAATAAATATTGCCTGAGCACTGGTTAAGTCACAGTATTGCAACACAGTCTCTGAACACCCTAGTTATTTAACAAGACCCGTCATTcctttgagaatttttttaaaagtcagaaagaCAGGattagaaaaaaggagaaaggaagttCTGCTCTAGAATACCTCCATTTCAGAGTACCAGTGATATTTCCTGCaatgagaaagcaaattttGATACTGTATTAGACTTCTTCAAGCTAATTTTCTCTTAGTATAAACTAATAACAAGCAAAGATCAACAGcaaaacactttcattttatCCTAATTGTACTAAGTATGTTACAGTCTGCATGAGATTTCCTGGATGCTGAGTAACAAACTCAAAGAAATAATTGACTGAGAAAACACAGATGTACTGCAGTGGCTCAAAGTACCATTCAAAAACTAACACCATGACATTATAAAGTAAATGAacagtaaatggaaaaaaaaatgtgtggcAAGTTATTCTTAAACTATACGCAGAATCTGGCTTTAGTCACACTCAGAGAAACAGTTATTTGTTTGACATTGTATTATTAACAATACTGGATAGTGAAAAATTCAGACGAGatggattttttccttatattctTGCTATGACCTTTCAGTGTTCGCTATGCTTGGATGATGCATGAAGTAATTCAAATCAACATTTCCCGAAAAGAGCCTGTATTCGCTGAACGTGCTACGGCTTGTCTGCCTACCACCAGGCTGTATTATCTGCTGTCTGTTCCAtacttcttcctttaaaaacaagttaaatGCTCCATGGTTTTGGCCAAAAATGACAACCAGAAAGAATCTCTAGCACAATGGCTGTTTCAAACACAGCTTTTCCCACTGCAAATCATAAAAGTCTTCTCAGAAACCCTGGTCTCCTGTTCAAAATATCATGCTATTAATATTCATAGGACCCGAGCTTGCAAGTGCCAAGTTCCCTGGATACACAATAAAGCTAGATAAAGTTAGAATATTTAGTACATTTTCATACTTATTTTTACTTAGTTGTATGTTCTTTTGTCTAAGGAACTAGGCTGAAGATACTATAAGGGTTATTTTCAGAATCAGTTAAGCAAAAAATCCAGTCTGAGGTTTATGTTTCAGGTAGCACCACAGAATTAGCTAGCATATCTTTATGAAGAAGACAAAAATCAGGAATATAATTTTCCTGGTAAAAATTATATCCTTCAGCTATAAAGCCTTTACCTTGAACTCTATAATGAAATAACATATTTAGCCTTGTCTGTATGCAGTTGGTTCTGGGACTGTCTTCAGTTGCAGTGTCTTAGGAACTGGACACTAATTAGGACTATCCCATGGGTGTGTGGTAGGCACCAAAACTCCTCATACTAACTCACCTAAGGTTAATGTGGAACATTTTAGGATACCACAGGGCATTTCACTGACACATAGGGAACAACCTAATGGGAAACCAGagttgtaaaaatgtatctacaTCCAGATGTAGCTGGAACAGATTTGTCCTCGACTTTCACCCTTGTTTGTCCTCTCCTCGGCTTTTTGATTGGATTCTTCCTGTGTTGTGCTACATTTCCAACTTCTAAACAGAAGAActaaggaacatgtggatgaggcattgtgggacatggtttagtgggcatggtggtgttagttgatggctgaacttgatgatcttacaggtcttttccaaccttagtgattctgtgattctgtaaactAATGGCAACACTAATGTGGCTTCCAGCTCGAATGCCTCTACCTTCCATCCACAAAGATCTTTTACAGAAATTCCGGCATTCACTTCTGTCTGACCTGAGTTCCCACACTCAGCTGCGGGCGCACAGTGTAATGATGCTTAACCTCTCTACTTAACTgattacaaaggaaaaatgcttCACTCCtatggaaaagatctttaaaaatttaatattcTCAGTTGTCTTTGATGATCTATAGAACCAGAATCAGGCCAGAGCATATATAATCACACATCTACACTAATGAAGAATTCAACGGATCAGAGAAAGGCCTGGATAATCAGTCACTGATTCAtgctttaatttcattcttaatgaaagaaatctttctaCAGATGAACTTCTTCACAATAAACTCAATCTCTACTGCCAGACTCTCAAACCATTGGCTTTTGCAGACTCAGATTAGCTGCCAGGACCATAACTCCATAATTGCACTCTGGGACATCTACTGGGATTGCAGTGTTGCAACATCACTCATTATCTTTCCCAAGAACCTACcgaaaatagaaacaaaaatggaGAATATGCACAGGCTATCATCCCTacatttgtaaaacattttcaagtgcTTTAAATGCTATTGGTGTTTTATGCAAAGCACAACCTACATTTCCAGTATTTTGTAAGCTGTGATGGTTGCTTTGAGGATATACTTAATCTGATGAAAATCGGTTTGACAGATGTTGTTTTGAAGATGCAGCATTCCTTTGTCTAGGCGTCAGtaaacaagaaagcagaaaaaatattactttctgacaaaaactgattttgtttttacatataTGTGCTTTACAGCTATTTAATGcacacatttatttaaatttaagtaATAGCCGCAGCCGATATTGCATAAGGAACATAACGGCATGTTTGCCAAGACTGCTTAGAGTGTGTGTCAATACTTTCAGAGcaaatccttattttattataacgtatggagaaaaagaacacaTCTGTTAAGATCTGAGCGTTTAAAGAACTTACCCTGATTTTACATGAGCGATGCTGCTAAGAGCTGCACCTGTTTAACTTCAGACTCTCTACTGGATTCATTTATCCTGATTGTATTcatataaaataaagatttctaTTATTTCATAATACTTAGCTTAAATAAGATCTTTATCTGACATTGCAAGTAAATCACAATGAAGATGGAATACTTGAAAAGATCATTAACTAGATGAAATGAGGCATTAATAACACTAAAATCTTATGCCTTCACCTTAGAGGGATTGGTTGAACTGAAGTCTGACAGACGTACTGTAAAGACAAACACAGTCATATCAGAATTACTGTGAAATCTCCTACAGGCCACAGAATATACATAGGGCAGATGAGTATTTATCCAACTCCATTTAAAATAGACAAACTGAATAAATTAGTTTTCTAAGTTAACAGGGAATTCTATAGTTATTAACTATATCTATCTATATACGTGgtgtatgtgcacacacacatgcggAGGCTGTGGCTATATACATACACAGTTTACACAGATTTACAGCTGTTTAAGAGTGGTCCCAAATGCAGGAAAGAGTGCAGCATGTTCCCACAGCTGCGCGGAGGATGAACGcctgcagcctctctcctgTTTGCAGCGTCTGAATTGCCTGCTGCACCGTTACCTGATGGGATGGATCTGAATCTGATGCTGGTTTCCAGTGGCAGGTTGAACGGTGGATCCAATCTGGAGGAAGGACTATAAGCATTGCTCACAGTGCAATCCAAAACAGAAGCCTACGTTTAGAGTTGACTAACCAGGAAATAGAACCACACATATGCATCATTCCTTTCCGCATGAACTATAAAAACTCCTGAAATGGGAAATAGGTCTTACTGCAGCCAGCCGATGTAGAAAGCTACTGCTCCATGTTCACTGGTgatcagaaaaatcaaaacaacataagaaaagaatgagagcagaaataaagatggaaaaatagCTGAGAGAGTATGGAGAACCTTCTATATGAGGAAAGAGCTAAGAACTATTTGCATACAGTATACAAAAGAGTGAAGAATACTTATAAAGATAAATGAGAACAGTAGAAAGTGACACTTGAAGAAAGTAGAAGACATACATTTAAAACTAGTAATAGCAGATACCTTTAAAATACCATAGAATTAAATGCAGAACCTCCTGAAAACAAGGCAAAATTAAGATCAAGAGTTTAGTGAGATTCAAAACCAGAATTAGACATTTATATGACGCAAACCCATTCACATCAGTTAGATCAGAAATGTGTAGAAGTTATATGAATGCTGATGCTCCAGGGCTCAAGTTATCCTTAAACTGATCAGGACTACAAAGACATCAAAGTTTAACCTCTGCACAAGAGATATGTCATTACCCTTTCTGCCGTCAATTAAATATCGTAAGAGATTATTTTCCCAATATATCTGATTCATCCAAAATTAATCTAGGTACTGTAGAACAGGGTACAAGCACAGTCTCAAGATTCCCAATATGCCAACATTTAAAACAGGTTAGCCTACTTTAAAAAGGGCAGAACTACACAGATGCAAGGCTTTGTTAGGGTAAAAGATTTTTTGtcaaaatagttaaaaaaatgttaaatactttaaaactaCATTAAACTAGTCTTCTAAATGGGGATGATTCATATATACCTTTTCATACTCGTGGGAATTAACAATATGTCTTATCACTGGCGATCACCTTTTGCTGTTTAAGTGAGCCTGGCAAACAGACatatgaaatatataaataatagcATGACGTGTTTTTCAAAGACTTAGGAACCACAAATCATGTCATAATTTTTAACTACCAAAGAGTAACAGTGGAGTTTGTAATTTGgtgtttccttcctttaatCAAATCATCCAGTGGCATGTACTGCGACTCACAGTTGGCCTCTAGCTGTGGAAAGCAAAGGAGACATTCCTGAGACAGGCTACAAACCGAAGAGGCACCTATGCAGAACCTGGAGCTGTGCCCAACTCCCTGAACCtccaggcaaaggcagcatgCAGACAGCACACACCTCATCCCTCCAGCACCCTGCAACAGCAGGGACTTGAAAAATGAGCAGAACCTCGTACTGAGCAGCTTGCCCTTTATTTCCTTGCTCATTTCCAAATAAACTTATCATTCACTCAAGTCCAGTTGTTTAGGCgagcaaaatgaaaaacatataTGAAATAGTATGATCTGCAGTAACCCATTGATCCCCCAACTGTTCCCTAATTAGAGgaagttttgctgttttctacCTTGTCCTGGCATGATATTCACTCCATGAGCAGAAAATTCTCCAAATATTCGTAGcataatttcttcttcagtcAACAAAACTTCAGACTTTAATCCTGCCCTTATCTTTCTggaattaaaagcattttggcCAGTTGTTCAAACCATCCAGCTTAATCTTCAAGGTTGCTTGGGAATTCGTATTTTCTGGTTATGAAACATGAAAGCTAACTAGTCCTAGTTTCAGTCTAATGCCTCTTTAAAGATGTTTAGATGCTTCTTTATAGGGCTGCTTATTTGAATTTACCTACTTGCCTTTGATTTTGGCATtgtctgtgaaaataaattccAAGATGATTAAAAACACACTGAGATGATTAAAAACGCATTTCTCAGCAATAGAGTAAAACTAACAAGCACAGCAGCTTGCCTGAAATACTTTCCCATAGGTTATAATACATTTAGGTTATTAATTTTCTGGACAGAAAAGTAATAATTAGTCTGACTGACTACCAGAGGGAAATACTCTAGCTGATTGCATGGGGACATACAGTATCTGATATTCTATGATCATTTATCCTGTTGAGGTCATCTATTTATCTGCCATAGCTTTcaaacctttaagatcacccACAGGATGGCACTGTTGAACCTCTGAGTATCGTGTACAGTAAGCAGGGAACAACCTCAAAGAAATCCAGGTGCTGTGGCAAATACTGAAACAAGTAAAAAGCAATACTTCCCCCTGATGACAGATCTTGATGAAATGCAGTACgtatagacacacacacaaattcaTACACATACCTACAGACGCTactttttgaaaacaattttcttgtCCCCATGTA
Proteins encoded in this region:
- the DAP gene encoding death-associated protein 1, with the protein product MSSPPKEKAETRAGHPPAVKAGGMRIVQKHPHNSDAKEEKDKDDQDWETSSPPKPTVFISGVIARGDKDFPPAAAQVAHQKPHPSVEKLPHPQHVKQHIHQPRK